From a region of the Sesamum indicum cultivar Zhongzhi No. 13 linkage group LG3, S_indicum_v1.0, whole genome shotgun sequence genome:
- the LOC105158027 gene encoding dnaJ homolog subfamily C member 2-like: MAMASQKRVLLITYSQEIVDGQPIYLSSNSLPVKASKLEPAGHAFHAAALRLIGHCVEADTDEDDEKEVSKEKEHVYIQSSDSYSTKGKKKSGSEAKQQDHYALLGLSHLRYLATEDQIRKSYREAALRHHPDKQASLLLAEETEAAKQAKKDEIESHFKAIQEAYEVLIDPVRRRIYDSTDEFDDEIPFDCAPQDFFKVFGPAFLRNGRWSVTQPVPTLGDDKTPLKEVDSFYNFWYSFKSWREFPHADEFDLEQAESRDHKRWMERQNAKLSEKARKEEYARIRTLVDNAYKRDPRILRRKEEEKAEKQRKKEAKLLAKKLQEEEAAKIAEEERQRKEEEEKRAAEAALNQKKMKEKEKKLLRRERTRLRTLSAPVLSEHLLGLTDDDVEGLCSTLDKEQLRSLCDQMEGKEGLDRAKLLRVTLESDHKLKDEKEVEEKVKQNGSVAVNGQIPYGSNEKKEKPWSKEEIELLRKGMQKYPKGTSRRWEVISEYIGTGRSVEQILKATKTVLLQKPDSAKAFDSFLEKRKPAQAIASPLTTREVMQGLSNSNVAERQSSGPDNLPESSNPSGNSLNSDDSTAGNGIASSSDQDSWSAAQERALVQALKTFPKETPQRWERVAAAVPGKTVAQCKKKFALMKESFRNSTVAEKNITNLNGSQDSSSHNEKCKSSADGEAESGISSSSDEDKWSEVQEKALIQALKTFPKDTNQRWDRVAAAVPGKTVNQCKKKFTSLKENFRNKKNAV; this comes from the coding sequence ATGGCTATGGCATCTCAGAAAAGGGTGCTGCTAATTACTTACTCTCAAGAAATTGTGGATGGTCAGCCAATCTATTTATCCTCTAATAGCCTCCCGGTCAAGGCTTCAAAATTGGAACCTGCTGGCCATGCATTTCATGCTGCTGCACTTAGGTTGATAGGCCACTGTGTGGAAGCGGATACAGATGAAGACGATGAGAAGGaagtttcaaaagaaaaggaacatGTTTATATACAATCATCAGATTCGTACAGCACTAAAGGGAAGAAGAAATCTGGTAGTGAAGCAAAGCAGCAGGATCATTATGCTTTATTAGGGTTGAGCCATTTGAGGTATCTTGCAACTGAGGATCAGATAAGGAAGAGTTATCGTGAGGCTGCTCTGAGACATCATCCTGACAAGCAAGCTTCTCTTTTGCTTGCTGAAGAAACCGAGGCTGCTAAGCAGGCAAAGAAGGATGAGATAGAGAGCCATTTCAAAGCCATTCAAGAAGCATATGAAGTGTTGATTGACCCGGTCAGGAGAAGAATCTATGACTCTACAGATGAGTTTGATGATGAAATTCCTTTTGATTGTGCACCACAGGACTTCTTCAAGGTTTTTGGACCTGCTTTCTTGAGGAATGGACGCTGGTCTGTCACCCAGCCTGTCCCGACTTTGGGAGATGACAAAACTCCACTAAAAGAAGTAGATAGCTTTTACAACTTTTGGTATAGCTTCAAGAGTTGGAGGGAATTTCCTCATGCTGACGAGTTTGACCTCGAGCAAGCTGAGTCCCGTGATCACAAGAGGTGGATGGAAAGGCAAAATGCGAAACTGTCAGAGAAGGCAAGGAAGGAAGAATATGCACGAATACGCACTCTTGTTGATAATGCCTATAAACGGGACCCCAGaattttgagaagaaaagaggaagagaaaGCTGAGAAACAGAGGAAGAAGGAGGCAAAGCTTTTGGCCAAGAAGTTGCAGGAAGAAGAAGCAGCTAAGATTGCTGAGGAGGAAAGACAACggaaagaggaggaggagaaaagGGCTGCTGAAGCTGCtttaaatcagaaaaaaatgaaggagaaagaaaaaaagctaCTACGCAGAGAACGGACTCGGCTTCGAACACTTTCAGCCCCTGTTTTGTCCGAACATTTACTTGGTCTTACTGATGATGATGTGGAGGGTCTTTGTTCCACACTTGATAAAGAGCAGCTCAGGAGTTTGTGTGATCAGATGGAAGGGAAGGAAGGGCTAGATAGAGCTAAGCTCCTCAGAGTGACACTTGAATCTGATCACAAACTGAAGGATGAGAAGGAAGTTGAGGAGAAAGTAAAGCAGAATGGTTCTGTAGCCGTCAATGGACAGATTCCTTATGGCAGTAAcgagaagaaggaaaaaccTTGGAGTAAAGAAGAGATTGAGCTTTTGAGAAAAGGAATGCAGAAATATCCTAAAGGAACTTCCAGGAGGTGGGAAGTGATTTCTGAATATATTGGCACTGGGAGGTCAGTTGAACAGATTCTCAAGGCTACAAAAACGGTTCTTCTGCAGAAGCCTGACTCTGCTAAAGCTTTTGACTCCTTCCTTGAGAAAAGGAAGCCAGCACAAGCAATTGCATCTCCTCTTACAACAAGAGAGGTTATGCAGGGCTTATCAAATAGCAATGTGGCGGAGAGGCAATCTTCTGGTCCAGACAATTTGCCGGAGTCATCCAATCCAAGTGGAAACAGCCTGAACTCAGATGATAGTACGGCTGGTAATGGGATTGCTTCAAGTTCAGACCAAGATTCCTGGTCTGCTGCTCAGGAAAGAGCTTTAGTCCAAGCTCTGAAAACCTTCCCAAAGGAGACTCCCCAGCGCTGGGAACGAGTTGCAGCTGCAGTTCCAGGAAAAACTGTGGCCCAGTGTAAGAAGAAATTTGCACTGATGAAGGAGAGCTTCAGGAACAGCACTGTGGCAGAGAAAAACATCACTAACCTTAACGGTTCGCAGGACTCGTCTAGTCAcaatgaaaaatgcaaaagttCAGCTGATGGTGAGGCTGAAAGCGGGATTTCATCTAGTTCTGACGAAGATAAATGGTCTGAGGTTCAGGAGAAAGCATTGATCCAAGCTCTTAAAACCTTCCCAAAAGACACCAACCAGCGATGGGATCGTGTTGCTGCAGCAGTTCCTGGCAAAACTGTTAATCAGTGTAAGAAGAAGTTTACTTCACTGAAGGAGAACTTcaggaacaagaaaaatgcAGTTTAG